The DNA window CGAACCGGACCGGGCCGCCGACGCCCTTGGCCAGGTAGATCGACTCCTCGAGCAGCGGCTCGATCCGCTTCTTGAGCTCGCCCAGCACGTCGATCTCCGGGTGCCGCCAGGAGGCCTTCTCCGCCTCGATGATCGGGCGCTTGCGCTCCCGCATCTCCTCGAGGTGCGCCCGCTTGTTGGCGAAGAACTCGTCGACCGGCATCGGGTGCGTCGTCGACTGCTTCGTGCCGCCCTCGGTCAGCTCGGTCACGCTGCCCGGCAGCTGGACGACGGCGTTGGTGCCGCCGACCTTCGCGTACTCGGTCAGGAACACCGACTGGTCCGGGAAGATGTTGCCCTCGTCGCCGTGGATGTCGTTGAACTGCCACAGCTCGTCGTCGAGGAAGCACGGCGGACCGGCGATCGGGAAGACGAAGTCCGCCTTCAGGTCGTCGATGTACCGCCAGGTGCGGTCGAACTGCCGCTCCCGCTTCTGCTTGCCGAACGCGGTCTTCGCGTTCTCCGGCAGCTCGTAGACCATCGGGTACCAGATCGCGCCGGAGAACTGCAGCATGTGCGCGTGCACGTGACCGAGCTCGTTGAAGCGGGACAGGTCGGACGGGCGGGCGTCGTTCTGGTTCAGCACCCGGATCCCGTCGTGCTCCACCCAGAGCGAGGAGTCACCGATCGGGCCGTCGGTCGGGCTGATCAGGGCCTGGATCATGACCTTGAGGCCGCCGTCCAGCTCGTGCACCTCGTCGGACTTCGTCCGCAGGAAGCTGGTGAAACCCAGGTCGCGCAGCTCGTCCTCGAGCTGGCTGGTCGGGTACTCCGGCAGGAGGACCGTGGCCTTCTTGTTGATGAAGCGCTTCAGGTGCTCCGCGTCGAAGTGGTCCCGGTGCAGGTGCGAGACGTACAGGTAGTCGACGTTCCCCAGGGTCTCCCAGTCGAGCAGGGAGTTGTCCGGGAACGGAAACCACGAGGCGAAGTACGCCGGGTTCACCCACGGATCGCACAGAATGCTGCCTGCGGCCGTGTCGATCCGCATGCTCGCGTGTCCGGTGCCGGTGATCCGCACTTGTCGCTCCTTCGCT is part of the Actinoplanes missouriensis 431 genome and encodes:
- a CDS encoding Rieske 2Fe-2S domain-containing protein, whose product is MRITGTGHASMRIDTAAGSILCDPWVNPAYFASWFPFPDNSLLDWETLGNVDYLYVSHLHRDHFDAEHLKRFINKKATVLLPEYPTSQLEDELRDLGFTSFLRTKSDEVHELDGGLKVMIQALISPTDGPIGDSSLWVEHDGIRVLNQNDARPSDLSRFNELGHVHAHMLQFSGAIWYPMVYELPENAKTAFGKQKRERQFDRTWRYIDDLKADFVFPIAGPPCFLDDELWQFNDIHGDEGNIFPDQSVFLTEYAKVGGTNAVVQLPGSVTELTEGGTKQSTTHPMPVDEFFANKRAHLEEMRERKRPIIEAEKASWRHPEIDVLGELKKRIEPLLEESIYLAKGVGGPVRFDLVSYDGDEVESIVVDFPGKQVRPYADEKVRYRFRTQRELIEHLIFIDEGDWVNSLFLSCRFSAARIGQYNEFVYAFFKCLSEERLQYAEGWYDEHEKAVDAEDIQFGDWTVQRRCPHLKADLSRFGIVEGNVLTCQLHGWKFDLPSGRCLTGVGHKIRASKNS